The genomic segment CACCGCGCTGCTGCGCTGAGCCCGCCGTTCCGGACCCGCCGCGCCCGCCCGTTGCGGCGCCACGATGCCGGCAGCCCGGCGTCCGATGTTCAGGCGCGCAGGCGTTCCTGCAGCTTGGCGTCCTTGTCGGCGACCATCCGCTCCAGGTCACGCTGGAACGCGACGATCCGGTCGCGCAGCCCGGCGTCGGAGGCGGCGAGGATGCGCACCGCGAGCAGCCCCGCGTTCCGGGCGCCGCCGACCGAGACCGTCGCGACCGGGATGCCGGCCGGCATCTGCACGATCGACAGCAGCGAGTCGAGGCCGTCCAGGTGCTTGAGCGGCACCGGTACGCCGATCACCGGCAGCGCCGTGGCCGAGGCGACCATGCCCGGCAGGTGCGCCGCGCCGCCGGCACCGGCGATGATCACCCGCAGGCCACGGTCGGCCGCCTGTCGCGCGTAGTCGAGCATCAGCGCCGGGGTGCGGTGCGCCGACACCACCCGCACCTCGAAGTCGACGTCGAACTCGGTGAGCGCGTCGGTGGCCGCCTGCATCGTCGGCCAGTCCGAGTCGCTGCCCATGATCACGCCGACCGTGGGTGCCGCCTGCTCCGCCACGAGTACCTCTCCTGTCGTCGATCGGTGGCCCCGGCGGCCGGTTCCGGCGTCACCGCGGCCGGCCGCCGTCACGCCGCTGCGCTACCGGGGTTTCAGCCGCCGTCGCGGATCCAGGCCGCGGCGCGGGCCGCCCGGTCGCGTACCGCGGCCAGGTCGTCGCCGAGCACCGTGACGTGCCCGATCTTGCGGCCCGGCCGTACCTGCTTGCCGTACAGGTGGACCTTCGCGTCCGGCAGCTCGGCCATCAGGTGATGCAGCCGCTCGTCGATGCCCATCCCGCCCGGCTGGCCGCCGAGCACGTTGGCCATCACCACCCACGGCGCGGTCAGCCCGGTGGCACCCAGCGGGTAGTCCAGTACCGCCCGCAGGTGCTGCTCGAACTGCGAGGTACGGGCACCCTCGATGGTCCAGTGCGCCGAGTTGTGCGGTCGCATCGCCAGCTCGTTGACCACCAGCCCGGCGTCGGCCGCCCCGTCCGAACCCGGGTCGGTCTCGAACAGCTCGACCGCGAGCACGCCGACCACGCCGAGCTCGTTGGCGATCCGGATGGCCAGCTGCTGTGCCTCGATCGCGCGCGGCTCGGGCAGCCCCGGCGCCGGTGCGATCACCTCCACGCAGATCCCGTCCACCTGCACGGTCTCCACCACCGGGTACGCGGCGACCTGCCCGAACGGCGACCGGGCCACCACCGCGGCGATCTCCCGGCGCAGCGCGACCCGCTCCTCCACGATCAGCGGGGTACCGGCCGCGCGCAGCTCGGTGACCAGCCGCTGCCCCTCGTCGGCCGAGCCGACCAGCCAGACGCCCTTCCCGTCGTACCCACCGCGGGCCGCCTTGAGCACCACCGGCCAGCTCCCGGCGGCGAAGTCCAGCAGGTCCTGCGGGGTGTCGACCGGCGCCCAGCGCGGGCACGGTGCGCCGAGCTTGCTCAGCCGCTCCCGCATCACCTGCTTGTCCTGCGCGCAGATCAACGCGTCCGGGCCGGGGAACACCTTGTACCCCTCGGCGAGCAGGGCGCGGATGTGCTCGCCCGGCACGTGCTCGTGGTCGAAGGTGACCACGTCGGCGCCGGCGGCCAGCTCGCGCAGCGCGGCCAGGTCGGTGTGCGACCCGACCAGGACGTCGCTGGCGACGAGCGCGGCGCCGTCGTCGGCGTTCGCGGCGAGGATCCGCAGGGACTGGCCGAGGGCGATCGCGGCCTGGTGGGTCATCCGGGCGAGCTGCCCGGCGCCGACCATGCCGACCACGGGGAGGTTGGTGCGCGTGTCCATCGGCGCCCAGCCTATGGGCCGCGCCGTACGCACCGGTCGGCGGCTCCGCCCGGGCGCCGGGTATGTCCCCGGCTCCACCCCGGGGTACGGATCGGCGCCCGGTTCGCGCGGCCCGCCCGCCGCCGGGTGCGCGGCAGGCCGGGCGCGGCACTCGGGTGGTGTGGGGCGGCCCCGTGACCGTCCCACACCACCCGCCCCACCCCCGGGGCCGGGCAACGTCATTCGCCCAGCCGGGTCAGCAGCCCGGCCAGGCCACCGATTCGCTCGGGCAGGTCGGCGGTGTGCACCTGGACCGGGGCGATGCCGGGCCGGCCGGCCAGTACGTCGCGCAGCCGGTGCACCGGGTCGGGCAGCCGCCGGTCCACGATCGCGACCGCACGGTCCGGCGCGACCGCGGCGAGCGTCTCGCCGCCCGGGAACGCCGCCCGCAGCGCCTCGGCGACCGCGACCCGGCGCAGCAGCAGCCGCCAGCCGGGCCGCCCGTCCGGCCGGTCCGGCGCATCCAGCGTGACCAGCACCAGCCGGTACCGGTCCGGGACCGGCTCGCCGGTCTGCTCGCTGGCGCGGTACAGCTCGGTCAGCCGGGCCCGCAGGTAGCCGCGGCTGGCCAGTTCGGTGATCGGATCGACGCAGCCGGCGTCGGCCACCACCCGCAGCCACACGTCCGCCCACGACTCCACGAACGCCCGTACCGCCGGCAGCGGTGGTGTGCCGACCGGCAGCGTGCGGTAGAGCGCCGCGAGGTCGTCGAGCGCCTCGGCGAGGCCGACCCCGGCCTCGGCGCGCGCCTGCCCGAGCCCGGCGCAGGCCGGTACCGCGGCGCCGACCCGTCCCGCGCCGTCCGGGATCGGGGCCCTCCCGGCGCCGGGGGTGAACGTCGTGCTGGCCCGGCTCAGCGCCGCGGCCAGCACGTCGACCTCCGGTACCCACCAGTCGTGCGGGCGGCTCCAGCCGGCCGCGACGGACTCCCGACGCCAGGTCTGGCGGATCTGCTCCAGGTTGCGCCCGTAACTCCAGTTGCCCGGCACCCCGGGCACGCTGGTCAACCTGCGGTGGCTGCCTGCCACACCGTCTCCCTCGTCTACGGCACCTGTGGGGGCCGGACACGACGCTGCCGGCACCTGCCGGACGGCAGCCCCCACCGCAGCGCGCGTGACCCCGATGGAGTGACGCGGCAGCGCAAGGATCATGACGCGGATTTGACAGAGATTTTGGGACTGTCGACACGCAACGGCGCAGATGGTGCGTGACTGCGCCGTCACCAAGATCGAGCTGGTCCGTTGAACCGGTAAGCGTGTTTTGTCGGTCAACGCACCGCTCCCACCAGAGAACGGCACGTAATGACTACCTCACCCGATCCGGGGTCGACCGCGTCGGCCGCGGTCGAACGCAGCGACGCCGAACTGATCGCGGCCACCCGCGACGGGGACGCGGTCGCGTTCGGCCTGCTGTACCTGCGCCACGTCGACGCCGCCCAGCGCCTCGCCCGAACGCTGGTCCGGGACTCCTCGGCGGTCGACGACCTGGTCGCCGAGGCGTTCGCGAAGGTGCTGTCGACGCTGCGGGCCGGGCACGGCCCGACCGAGGCGTTCCGCGCCTACCTGCTGACCAGCCTGCGCAACCTGTTCTACGACCAGGTGCGCCGGGACCGGCGGCTGACCGTCACCGACGACATCGGGAAGTACGAGACGGGCGTTCCGTTCACCGACACCGCCAGCGAGGGGCTGGAACGCAGCCTCGCCGCCCGCGCGTTCCGCCGGTTGCCGGAACGCTGGCAGACGGTGCTGTGGCACACCGAGATCGAGGGCGAGAGCCCGGCCGACGTGGCGCCGCTGCTCGGGCTGACCGCGAACGGCGTCTCCGCCCTCGCGTACCGGGCCCGGGAACGCCTCAAGCAGATGTACCTGCAGGAACACATCGCCGGGGAGACCGACACCGCCTGCCGCTGGGCGGCCGAACGGCTCGGTACCC from the Actinocatenispora thailandica genome contains:
- the purE gene encoding 5-(carboxyamino)imidazole ribonucleotide mutase gives rise to the protein MGSDSDWPTMQAATDALTEFDVDFEVRVVSAHRTPALMLDYARQAADRGLRVIIAGAGGAAHLPGMVASATALPVIGVPVPLKHLDGLDSLLSIVQMPAGIPVATVSVGGARNAGLLAVRILAASDAGLRDRIVAFQRDLERMVADKDAKLQERLRA
- a CDS encoding 5-(carboxyamino)imidazole ribonucleotide synthase, which produces MDTRTNLPVVGMVGAGQLARMTHQAAIALGQSLRILAANADDGAALVASDVLVGSHTDLAALRELAAGADVVTFDHEHVPGEHIRALLAEGYKVFPGPDALICAQDKQVMRERLSKLGAPCPRWAPVDTPQDLLDFAAGSWPVVLKAARGGYDGKGVWLVGSADEGQRLVTELRAAGTPLIVEERVALRREIAAVVARSPFGQVAAYPVVETVQVDGICVEVIAPAPGLPEPRAIEAQQLAIRIANELGVVGVLAVELFETDPGSDGAADAGLVVNELAMRPHNSAHWTIEGARTSQFEQHLRAVLDYPLGATGLTAPWVVMANVLGGQPGGMGIDERLHHLMAELPDAKVHLYGKQVRPGRKIGHVTVLGDDLAAVRDRAARAAAWIRDGG